A single region of the Selenomonas sp. oral taxon 920 genome encodes:
- a CDS encoding methyl-accepting chemotaxis protein, producing the protein MGIKQKLLLMGTLMALLVAAICGIGYYKAQTALEESVSGEINAALHVESEKMDAWMSRKVQRTESAANLVSALDGNPIEMNPSIMSLAAGDKELIDLAYGAEDARFISYSDGNLTGEFNPLDRPWYRDAKAAGKTIITPVYQDAISKKTVVSIAAPYQGADGAFRGVVVSDIALDALSDRVKEVKFHGEGAGIVVEQDGLIIASTEGMAMHKVEENPVLKAHFSEMLQKKQGYFAMEKDGEEQIIAYATVPSTGWIVAIAVPERIAFAQLASLKVTYAGLTALGILLVAGIIFALLRFAATITGATERLMHHVDALARGDLSQSDLPVTSRDELGQLAANFNTMMKNIRDVIRQVAGTAEQLAAASEQLTAGAHQMAESATEIAGTVANVAEGTDAQLESLAEAKKNIGIVSGDIENVTSKAGRVADGSVRTADAAAKGESLMNDAMAKMNGIEQSVLCSAEVVEKLGESSKQIGEIVETISAIAEQTNLLALNAAIEAARAGETGRGFAVVAEEVRKLAEQSREAADQIKERIAGVQSDTAQAVTAMQSGTSEVQAGTAAIREVGTQFESIMHMVGEIKEQIADINSSMQTVTSGTQQIVQSATMVNEITEKTADHMQNISSSSQSQSASSEEIASASQSLAMLATDLQNTTNKFKL; encoded by the coding sequence TTGGGTATTAAACAAAAGCTGCTCCTGATGGGAACGCTCATGGCGCTGCTCGTTGCAGCGATCTGCGGCATCGGCTACTACAAGGCACAGACCGCACTTGAGGAGAGCGTATCAGGAGAGATCAACGCCGCGCTGCACGTCGAGTCAGAGAAGATGGACGCATGGATGTCGCGCAAGGTGCAGCGTACAGAGAGTGCTGCAAATCTGGTGTCCGCACTCGACGGTAATCCCATCGAGATGAACCCGTCGATCATGAGCCTTGCCGCAGGGGACAAGGAACTGATCGACCTTGCTTACGGTGCGGAAGACGCGCGCTTCATCAGCTACTCGGACGGCAACCTCACGGGCGAGTTCAACCCGCTCGACCGCCCGTGGTATCGGGATGCCAAAGCGGCGGGCAAGACCATCATTACCCCTGTCTATCAGGATGCCATCTCCAAGAAGACCGTTGTCTCCATCGCGGCCCCATATCAGGGTGCGGACGGCGCATTCCGCGGTGTCGTTGTCTCCGATATCGCACTCGATGCGCTTTCTGACCGTGTCAAGGAAGTGAAATTCCACGGTGAGGGCGCGGGCATTGTTGTCGAGCAGGACGGTCTCATCATCGCCTCCACCGAAGGCATGGCAATGCACAAGGTCGAGGAGAATCCCGTGCTCAAAGCACATTTCTCTGAAATGCTGCAGAAAAAGCAGGGCTACTTCGCCATGGAGAAGGACGGCGAGGAGCAGATCATCGCCTACGCAACTGTCCCGTCCACAGGCTGGATCGTCGCCATCGCCGTCCCCGAGCGCATCGCCTTTGCACAGCTTGCAAGTCTCAAAGTGACCTACGCAGGGTTGACGGCCCTCGGCATCCTGCTCGTTGCGGGCATCATCTTTGCCCTCCTTCGCTTCGCCGCGACCATCACGGGTGCGACCGAGCGCCTCATGCATCATGTCGACGCACTCGCACGGGGCGACCTCAGTCAGTCGGATCTCCCTGTCACCTCCAGGGATGAGCTCGGACAGCTCGCCGCGAACTTCAACACGATGATGAAAAACATCCGCGATGTCATCCGACAGGTCGCGGGTACGGCAGAACAGCTTGCCGCCGCCTCCGAACAGCTCACCGCAGGCGCACATCAGATGGCAGAGTCCGCCACCGAGATCGCGGGGACGGTCGCAAACGTCGCCGAGGGCACGGATGCACAGCTTGAGAGCCTCGCTGAGGCAAAGAAGAACATCGGCATCGTCTCGGGTGACATCGAGAACGTCACCTCCAAGGCAGGGCGTGTTGCGGACGGCTCCGTCCGTACGGCAGACGCTGCGGCGAAAGGCGAGAGCCTCATGAACGACGCCATGGCAAAGATGAACGGCATCGAGCAGAGCGTTCTGTGCTCTGCTGAGGTCGTCGAGAAGCTCGGCGAGAGTTCCAAGCAGATCGGCGAGATCGTCGAGACCATCTCCGCCATCGCCGAGCAGACCAACCTCCTCGCCCTCAACGCCGCCATCGAGGCAGCGCGTGCAGGGGAGACGGGGCGCGGCTTCGCCGTCGTCGCCGAGGAGGTCCGAAAGCTCGCCGAGCAGTCCCGCGAGGCAGCAGATCAGATCAAGGAGCGCATCGCGGGCGTCCAGAGCGACACGGCACAGGCAGTCACCGCCATGCAGAGCGGTACGAGCGAAGTGCAGGCGGGTACGGCTGCCATCCGCGAGGTCGGTACACAGTTCGAGAGCATCATGCACATGGTCGGGGAGATCAAGGAGCAGATAGCAGACATCAACAGCTCCATGCAGACCGTCACAAGCGGCACACAGCAGATCGTCCAGTCCGCGACCATGGTCAACGAGATCACGGAGAAAACAGCAGATCACATGCAGAACATCTCCTCCTCGTCCCAGTCGCAGTCCGCATCGAGCGAGGAGATCGCCTCGGCATCCCAGTCGCTTGCCATGCTCGCGACCGACCTCCAGAACACTACGAACAAGTTCAAACTCTAA
- a CDS encoding DUF997 family protein has protein sequence MQDESKAADAIAREARRTAAAGVLFAVLWTALGFGLAEVDVTIAGFPLWAVTSTVGVLIVGAVLAVYLACTAEDVPLDERGEGAAR, from the coding sequence ATGCAGGATGAAAGCAAGGCGGCGGACGCCATCGCCCGTGAGGCGAGGCGTACCGCTGCGGCAGGTGTTCTCTTCGCCGTGCTTTGGACGGCGCTTGGCTTCGGGCTCGCAGAGGTCGATGTGACGATCGCGGGCTTCCCGCTCTGGGCAGTCACGTCGACGGTCGGCGTACTGATCGTGGGGGCGGTGCTCGCCGTGTACCTCGCGTGCACGGCGGAGGACGTTCCCCTCGATGAACGCGGAGAGGGGGCGGCGCGATGA
- the panF gene encoding sodium/pantothenate symporter: protein MSGNLMVLLPLLGFMAAMLALGVYVRRQSHAGGFLAGYFVGGQSLGAFVLAMTMVATYSSVSSFVGGPGMAYEIGFGWIYMAVIQTMTIFLVLGIFGKKVARLARRIHAVTIVDIIRCRYRSDALAALAAFAIVIFFAASMVAQFVGGAQLFAAVTGYSYELGLVLFGIVVVVYTSIGGFRAVALTDTCCAIVMMLGIVLLFYYVLEAGGGLAAILTELRSVHPEMLTPTAAGRMPVSLYISQWLLVGALTIALPQSVVRGISYRSSRDMHRAMIIGTVVIAFMNIAVNLVGVLGRGVLGVDAKTLGGVDSVIPQLMAQVMPPELLGFAIIGPLAASISTISGVLIVASSAVVKDVYLHHQQQRGRFVPEQTLRRLSMGVTAALGIIVFVLAIAPPSLIWLINMFAFGGLETAFFWVLVFGLFTTWARRTGALAAMGGGTLIYCTAMAAGFKPLGLHPIAVGITASLVLFLAGCWWERRREA, encoded by the coding sequence ATGAGCGGCAATCTCATGGTGCTCTTGCCGCTTCTCGGCTTCATGGCGGCGATGCTGGCACTCGGTGTCTATGTGCGGCGGCAGAGCCACGCGGGCGGATTCCTCGCGGGGTACTTCGTCGGCGGGCAGTCGCTCGGCGCATTCGTGCTCGCAATGACAATGGTTGCGACGTACAGTTCCGTCAGTTCCTTTGTCGGCGGGCCCGGCATGGCGTACGAGATCGGCTTCGGCTGGATCTATATGGCAGTCATTCAGACCATGACGATCTTCCTCGTGCTCGGCATCTTCGGCAAGAAGGTTGCTCGGCTCGCGCGGCGCATTCACGCCGTCACGATTGTCGATATCATCCGCTGCCGCTATCGCTCGGACGCGCTCGCAGCGCTCGCGGCATTTGCCATTGTGATTTTCTTTGCCGCGTCGATGGTCGCGCAGTTTGTCGGCGGGGCACAGCTCTTTGCCGCCGTCACGGGCTACAGCTATGAACTCGGACTGGTGCTCTTCGGAATCGTAGTTGTTGTTTATACGTCGATAGGCGGATTTCGTGCTGTTGCATTGACGGATACCTGCTGTGCGATTGTCATGATGCTCGGCATCGTCCTGCTCTTTTACTACGTGCTCGAGGCGGGGGGAGGGCTCGCGGCGATCCTCACTGAACTGCGCAGTGTACATCCCGAGATGCTGACACCGACGGCGGCGGGGCGCATGCCCGTCTCGCTCTACATCTCGCAGTGGCTGCTTGTGGGCGCGCTCACGATTGCGCTGCCGCAGTCGGTGGTGCGCGGGATCAGCTACCGGAGCAGCCGCGATATGCACCGCGCCATGATCATTGGCACGGTTGTCATTGCCTTTATGAATATTGCCGTGAATCTCGTGGGGGTGCTCGGGCGCGGCGTGCTCGGCGTGGATGCGAAGACGCTCGGGGGCGTGGACAGCGTCATTCCGCAGCTGATGGCGCAGGTGATGCCGCCCGAACTGCTCGGATTTGCGATCATCGGCCCGCTCGCGGCGTCGATCTCGACGATCTCCGGCGTGCTCATTGTCGCCTCGTCGGCGGTGGTAAAGGATGTCTACCTCCACCATCAGCAGCAGCGCGGCAGATTCGTTCCCGAGCAGACGCTGCGCCGTCTCTCCATGGGCGTGACCGCCGCACTCGGCATCATCGTGTTCGTCCTTGCGATTGCGCCGCCGTCGCTCATCTGGCTCATCAATATGTTCGCGTTCGGGGGGCTCGAGACGGCATTCTTCTGGGTCCTTGTCTTTGGTCTCTTCACCACATGGGCGCGGCGCACGGGCGCACTCGCCGCGATGGGCGGCGGCACGCTCATCTACTGCACGGCGATGGCGGCGGGATTTAAGCCCCTCGGGCTGCATCCGATCGCTGTCGGCATCACCGCCTCCTTGGTCCTCTTCCTCGCGGGGTGTTGGTGGGAGCGGCGCAGAGAGGCTTGA
- a CDS encoding glutathionylspermidine synthase family protein, whose amino-acid sequence MTKESYIDALDPTIFTYIQYGDYADRYPTHTVQTFPQEFYDEMRAASTGLFRVFCKAAQVLQNAPDDFARAMDLPRELVPYLRVPNAFGLPTWLSRFDFVLDAKGRIRMVEINADTPCFIVESFYANGVAAEYHGRRNPNAGMQAQLRDFLARIHSRLAAPVANLGCRTLTHRPFVFSCFDDYPEDLATTLFLLHLMQEGTPHGDIRFLSFYEMELDAHGIPLADNLYTSALYRLHPMEILIDERTADGEPLGTMFLDLYKAGKFALMNPPEAILLQNKSFMALVYALARTGQFFTPAECALVEGYLVPSYFEEDFDALRDGTYIRKEIWGREGKNVRLVEKCGERAATVHEKRPDNADEIICRTSRAAMYQDFVRQPRFVHTVDSGTIEGFLTLSCFMLFDTPSAVGARFSPAEIAGTEAYFLPLVVEES is encoded by the coding sequence ATGACCAAAGAAAGCTACATCGACGCACTTGATCCGACGATCTTCACCTACATCCAATACGGTGACTATGCCGACCGCTACCCGACGCATACCGTGCAGACATTTCCGCAGGAGTTCTACGACGAGATGCGCGCGGCATCGACAGGCCTGTTCCGCGTCTTCTGCAAGGCCGCGCAGGTGCTGCAAAATGCGCCCGACGATTTCGCGCGCGCGATGGATCTGCCGCGTGAGCTGGTCCCCTATCTGCGCGTACCGAATGCGTTCGGGCTTCCGACATGGCTCTCGCGCTTCGACTTTGTCCTCGATGCGAAAGGGCGTATCCGCATGGTCGAGATCAATGCGGATACGCCCTGTTTTATTGTGGAATCGTTCTATGCAAACGGCGTCGCGGCAGAGTATCACGGCCGGCGCAACCCGAACGCAGGGATGCAGGCACAGCTGCGGGATTTCCTCGCGCGCATCCACAGCCGTCTCGCCGCCCCCGTCGCCAATCTCGGCTGCCGTACACTCACGCACCGTCCCTTCGTGTTCAGCTGCTTTGACGACTACCCCGAGGATCTGGCAACGACGCTGTTTCTCCTGCATCTGATGCAGGAAGGCACGCCGCACGGCGATATCCGCTTCCTCTCGTTCTATGAGATGGAGCTTGACGCGCACGGCATTCCGCTTGCAGACAATTTATATACATCTGCGCTCTATCGACTGCACCCGATGGAGATTCTGATCGACGAGCGAACGGCAGACGGGGAACCGCTCGGAACAATGTTTCTGGATCTGTATAAGGCAGGGAAATTCGCGCTGATGAATCCGCCCGAGGCGATCCTCCTGCAGAACAAGTCCTTCATGGCGCTCGTCTATGCGCTCGCGCGGACGGGACAGTTCTTTACACCCGCTGAGTGTGCACTCGTGGAGGGCTATCTCGTGCCATCGTACTTCGAGGAGGATTTCGATGCGCTCCGTGACGGCACATACATCCGCAAGGAGATCTGGGGGCGCGAGGGGAAGAATGTCCGCCTGGTTGAGAAGTGCGGGGAACGCGCGGCGACAGTGCATGAGAAGCGGCCCGACAACGCGGACGAGATCATCTGCCGCACAAGCCGCGCTGCGATGTATCAGGACTTCGTCCGTCAGCCCCGCTTCGTCCATACGGTCGACTCGGGTACAATCGAGGGCTTTCTGACGCTCTCGTGCTTCATGCTCTTTGACACGCCCTCCGCTGTCGGCGCACGCTTCTCCCCCGCCGAGATCGCGGGCACGGAGGCGTACTTTCTGCCGCTTGTGGTTGAGGAGTCATAG
- a CDS encoding DUF350 domain-containing protein, with translation MIYLPDLMLTVFYAAFGILLMILANIVIDFFIPGDFAEEIRRGNRAVAWLSAGSFIGIGEILRAVIISPASDAMALDFVQGVVASVVYAAAGILFFIIGFFVINAWHRKYKLAAEIRRGNTAAGIFVFGIFVGLSLVISGAVH, from the coding sequence ATGATCTACCTGCCCGATCTCATGCTCACCGTATTCTACGCCGCATTCGGCATCCTGCTTATGATCCTCGCCAACATCGTGATTGACTTCTTCATCCCCGGCGACTTCGCCGAGGAGATTCGGCGAGGCAACCGCGCGGTCGCGTGGCTCTCTGCAGGCTCGTTCATCGGCATCGGCGAGATCCTGCGCGCCGTCATCATATCCCCCGCGTCCGATGCAATGGCATTGGACTTTGTGCAGGGCGTTGTCGCGAGCGTCGTCTACGCTGCTGCCGGCATCCTCTTCTTTATCATCGGCTTCTTTGTCATCAACGCCTGGCACCGCAAATATAAGCTTGCCGCCGAGATCCGGCGCGGCAATACGGCGGCAGGCATCTTCGTGTTCGGCATCTTCGTCGGACTGTCGCTTGTCATCAGCGGCGCGGTGCACTGA
- a CDS encoding DUF4178 domain-containing protein, giving the protein MDFDCWTGLRIEGKSYIVAEKIHYKEKTSDDVWTEYGLITTESNARTWLSISDGGLSCSLSTAAVGSKPPRGYYLHDSGTQVVTGVWGDTDASVGDEAKYEQYESADGTATFFVENWSGTKSCSAGRKIAATDIAADETSTVARLRNLTFSMKQVLSKAAGYVAIVFGVFCVLSLFDGVTDLDARSWHNFRSFVGVPYALHERLSDAPYYTEEQDEGAARIYTAQMDAGTIALDLIEGLDGEVQDVTLDTVDAEVALVLRARMEIAHIVPAPDGTTRIVLSDVRAPSAPIPIPPPAETYRDRDAVLLRYAALVRSGNERGRTAVVAEDEAASPIPTPTPTAAPVTPAPTESVPHATDGALRRNLHLAN; this is encoded by the coding sequence ATGGATTTCGACTGTTGGACGGGGCTGCGAATCGAGGGGAAATCCTATATCGTCGCAGAGAAGATCCACTACAAGGAGAAAACATCCGACGATGTATGGACGGAGTACGGTCTTATCACGACGGAGAGCAATGCCCGCACATGGCTGAGTATCTCGGACGGCGGACTGTCGTGCAGTCTCTCCACCGCTGCTGTGGGGAGCAAGCCGCCGCGCGGCTACTATCTGCACGACTCCGGCACGCAGGTTGTGACGGGCGTGTGGGGTGATACGGATGCCTCGGTCGGCGATGAGGCGAAGTACGAACAGTACGAAAGCGCGGACGGGACTGCAACATTCTTTGTCGAGAACTGGAGCGGCACGAAAAGCTGCTCTGCGGGGCGAAAGATAGCCGCTACTGACATCGCTGCCGATGAGACGAGCACCGTCGCACGTCTGCGCAATCTTACGTTTTCCATGAAACAGGTGCTTTCCAAAGCCGCTGGATATGTCGCTATCGTTTTTGGGGTCTTCTGTGTCCTCAGCCTCTTCGACGGTGTAACCGACCTCGATGCGCGCAGCTGGCACAATTTCCGCAGCTTCGTCGGCGTGCCCTACGCCCTGCATGAGCGCCTCTCGGATGCGCCCTACTATACAGAGGAGCAGGATGAGGGCGCTGCACGCATCTATACGGCGCAGATGGATGCGGGCACGATCGCCCTCGACCTCATCGAGGGACTCGACGGTGAGGTACAGGATGTGACGCTCGATACTGTGGACGCAGAGGTCGCACTTGTCCTGCGCGCACGGATGGAGATCGCGCATATTGTGCCCGCGCCCGATGGCACGACACGCATCGTTCTGAGCGATGTGCGCGCCCCTTCCGCGCCTATCCCCATTCCGCCGCCCGCAGAGACCTACCGTGACCGGGATGCAGTGCTGCTCCGCTACGCCGCGCTGGTTCGCTCAGGCAATGAGCGTGGGCGGACGGCAGTGGTGGCAGAGGATGAGGCGGCGTCGCCCATTCCCACGCCTACCCCAACTGCTGCACCCGTGACCCCAGCGCCTACAGAGAGCGTGCCGCACGCGACGGATGGTGCGCTGCGCCGCAATCTTCATCTTGCCAACTGA
- a CDS encoding CsgG/HfaB family protein, producing MFRKIALICALVLGMGMSPVCHAGLHDHPVVAVMSFKNKAPDVGWDSFGDYSGKAMEDLVKTLSSRYDVFTVVDREYLQDLLDEQSMGLAGVTEDAPGVGQLKGAEYKIYGSVTGLTTKENHIAAVSYEHDAQVRNDQHRVFAHVSLKMVEVATGRIVLAAQGDGASTSTNTAVGTHQGFISLGTAFVSPEQAYNAIEKAIQDAVYGKDGLLTQLGYGENKGGRK from the coding sequence ATGTTTCGGAAAATCGCGCTCATCTGCGCACTCGTCCTCGGCATGGGCATGAGCCCCGTCTGCCACGCGGGGCTGCACGATCATCCCGTGGTCGCCGTCATGTCGTTCAAGAACAAGGCCCCGGATGTCGGTTGGGACAGCTTCGGTGACTACTCGGGGAAAGCGATGGAGGACTTGGTCAAGACGCTCAGCTCGCGCTACGATGTATTCACCGTTGTTGACCGCGAGTATCTGCAGGATCTCCTCGATGAGCAGAGCATGGGACTCGCCGGCGTGACGGAGGATGCTCCCGGCGTCGGTCAGCTGAAGGGGGCGGAATACAAGATCTACGGGAGCGTCACGGGGCTGACGACGAAGGAGAATCATATCGCCGCTGTCTCCTACGAGCATGACGCTCAGGTGCGCAACGATCAGCACCGCGTCTTTGCCCATGTCTCGCTCAAGATGGTCGAAGTGGCGACGGGGCGCATCGTTCTTGCCGCGCAGGGGGACGGTGCCTCCACGAGCACGAACACAGCCGTTGGTACGCATCAGGGCTTCATCTCTCTCGGTACGGCATTTGTCAGCCCTGAGCAGGCGTATAATGCCATCGAAAAGGCAATCCAGGATGCCGTCTACGGAAAGGACGGGCTTCTCACGCAGCTCGGCTACGGAGAGAACAAGGGAGGAAGAAAATGA
- a CDS encoding CsgG/HfaB family protein, translated as MRTCSAVLRLLLLALCILLPTSAASALAKIPAGAKVAVMPIGAYGDASVYDAGRAASEYVTAVLRKESSYTLYDCDPEIVADRLAELGLSLAGLTENEAAMETAKLFDADYVVRGNILSLGDSHRSSGFLLIGQEQHTMTAHISLRIVDVRTGAIVMAAKGEGDSTTTVNEIDLQSASAIASYASGGVQSVGLGFDNVMWGGENVSTENLDKALRAAASDAVRRLLTNIDGKDRTK; from the coding sequence ATGAGGACGTGCAGCGCAGTGCTGCGCCTTCTCCTCCTCGCCCTCTGCATCCTCCTGCCGACATCGGCGGCGAGTGCGCTTGCGAAGATCCCGGCGGGGGCAAAGGTGGCAGTCATGCCCATCGGCGCGTATGGGGATGCCAGCGTCTACGATGCAGGCAGGGCAGCGAGCGAGTATGTTACGGCGGTGCTGCGGAAGGAGAGCAGCTACACACTCTACGACTGCGACCCTGAGATCGTTGCCGACCGTCTTGCTGAGCTGGGGCTGTCGCTTGCGGGCCTCACAGAGAACGAAGCTGCGATGGAGACGGCAAAACTCTTTGATGCGGACTACGTCGTGCGCGGCAATATTCTCAGCCTCGGCGATTCGCACCGCAGCAGCGGCTTCCTCCTGATCGGGCAGGAGCAGCACACGATGACTGCGCACATCAGCCTGCGCATCGTGGATGTCCGTACGGGCGCCATCGTCATGGCGGCAAAGGGCGAGGGGGACTCCACCACCACCGTCAATGAGATCGACCTGCAGAGTGCGAGCGCCATCGCATCGTACGCGAGCGGCGGCGTGCAGAGCGTGGGCCTTGGCTTTGACAACGTCATGTGGGGCGGAGAGAATGTCTCCACCGAGAATCTCGACAAGGCGCTCCGCGCGGCGGCGAGCGATGCCGTTCGGCGGCTCCTCACGAACATCGACGGTAAGGATCGGACCAAATAG
- a CDS encoding AzlD domain-containing protein, with amino-acid sequence MTDIWLYIAVMSAVTVTIRLTPALLLRSAIKNRFVRSFLFYVPYVTLAVMTFPAIALATRTPLAGAAAFVFALYLAWHGASLFRCAAGASVIVLIVEEIVFSL; translated from the coding sequence ATGACTGATATCTGGCTCTACATTGCCGTCATGAGTGCGGTAACGGTCACGATCCGCCTCACACCTGCGCTCCTCCTGCGAAGCGCCATCAAGAACCGCTTTGTCCGCTCCTTCCTCTTCTACGTCCCCTATGTGACCCTCGCTGTCATGACCTTCCCCGCCATCGCCCTGGCAACGCGCACCCCGCTCGCGGGCGCAGCCGCGTTTGTCTTTGCCCTCTACCTCGCGTGGCACGGCGCAAGCCTCTTCCGCTGCGCGGCAGGCGCAAGCGTCATTGTGCTGATCGTGGAGGAGATCGTATTTTCGCTGTAA
- a CDS encoding AzlC family ABC transporter permease, giving the protein MIEEQLGTSRRAVFIEGMHDGVPIALGYFVVAFTLGILAKTAGLTPWQGFVTSAVNIASAGEYAGFTVIAAQAPYLEIAVLTLVANARYFLMAAALTQRFAPETPLLHRLAVSFGVTDEIFGITVARGGMLNPYYNYGAMAISVPAWAAGTSAGILAGGILPAAVVSALSVALYGMFVWVVLPAAKKSRPIGGMVLASCVLSLIATYAPVTGELSGGTRTILLTLLVAGIGAALFPVDEEQEGAHD; this is encoded by the coding sequence ATGATCGAAGAACAGCTCGGCACATCACGGCGCGCGGTGTTCATAGAGGGTATGCACGACGGTGTGCCGATTGCGCTCGGGTATTTCGTGGTGGCGTTCACGCTGGGGATTCTCGCCAAGACGGCGGGGCTGACCCCGTGGCAGGGTTTCGTAACAAGCGCGGTCAACATCGCCTCGGCGGGCGAGTATGCAGGGTTTACGGTGATCGCAGCGCAGGCGCCCTATCTCGAGATCGCCGTGCTGACGCTTGTCGCGAACGCACGCTACTTCCTCATGGCGGCGGCACTCACGCAGCGGTTTGCACCCGAGACGCCGCTCCTGCACCGCCTTGCCGTGAGTTTCGGTGTGACGGACGAGATCTTCGGCATCACGGTCGCACGCGGCGGCATGCTGAACCCGTACTACAATTACGGTGCGATGGCGATCTCCGTGCCCGCGTGGGCGGCGGGTACATCGGCGGGCATCCTCGCAGGCGGCATTCTCCCCGCCGCCGTCGTCTCGGCGCTCTCGGTCGCGCTCTACGGGATGTTCGTCTGGGTCGTCCTCCCCGCTGCGAAGAAGAGCCGCCCGATCGGCGGCATGGTGCTCGCGAGCTGCGTGCTCTCGCTCATTGCGACGTACGCGCCCGTGACGGGTGAGCTCTCCGGCGGAACGCGCACGATCCTCCTCACGCTCCTGGTTGCGGGAATCGGTGCGGCGCTCTTCCCCGTCGATGAGGAACAGGAGGGGGCTCATGACTGA